The proteins below come from a single Acidovorax sp. NCPPB 4044 genomic window:
- a CDS encoding IS1 family transposase produces MTLQCPDCQHQEVRNAGTSRHGHRRWACKACGRTFGDKNYRLIDSQTRERALALYAEGMSARAIERIVGVSHNSVLNWVRKEVADQALQPIPPATQQVVEIDEMWSYAGSKKDPSGSGGP; encoded by the coding sequence ATGACCCTCCAATGCCCCGACTGCCAGCACCAAGAAGTCCGCAACGCCGGCACGAGCCGACATGGTCACCGACGCTGGGCGTGCAAAGCCTGCGGGCGAACCTTCGGCGACAAGAACTACCGTCTGATCGACAGCCAGACCCGGGAGCGGGCACTGGCGCTGTATGCCGAAGGCATGTCTGCAAGGGCGATCGAGCGCATCGTGGGGGTGAGCCACAACTCCGTGCTGAACTGGGTGCGCAAGGAGGTGGCAGACCAAGCCCTGCAGCCGATACCACCTGCGACCCAGCAGGTCGTGGAGATCGACGAGATGTGGAGCTACGCGGGTTCCAAAAAAGACCCATCTGGCTCTGGTGGGCCATAG
- the flhC gene encoding flagellar transcriptional regulator FlhC, which yields MTAAAAPAKSVLNESKQIERAAMLIQMGARMQVLESETTLSYERLIRLYKEIAGKSPSKGQLPFSTDWFLTWQENIHSSLFLNIYEYLSKGVSLDSVELLTKAYRLYSEQVATAEIEPLLSFTRAWRLIKFVDAGMLTRTECSTCGGRFVTELYENARNYTCGLCNPPARAGKSKSAGALMLH from the coding sequence ATGACCGCAGCCGCCGCCCCCGCCAAGAGCGTCCTCAACGAGTCCAAGCAGATCGAACGCGCCGCCATGCTGATCCAGATGGGCGCCCGCATGCAGGTGCTGGAATCGGAGACGACCCTCTCGTACGAGCGCCTGATCCGGCTCTACAAGGAAATCGCAGGCAAGTCGCCGTCCAAGGGACAGTTGCCCTTCTCGACCGACTGGTTCCTGACGTGGCAGGAAAACATCCACAGCTCGCTGTTCCTGAACATCTACGAATACCTCTCCAAGGGCGTGAGCCTGGATTCGGTGGAACTGCTGACCAAGGCCTACCGACTCTACAGCGAACAGGTGGCCACCGCCGAGATCGAGCCGCTGCTGTCCTTCACGCGCGCCTGGCGCCTGATCAAGTTCGTGGACGCCGGCATGCTCACGCGCACCGAATGCTCCACCTGCGGCGGCCGCTTCGTGACCGAGCTGTACGAGAACGCCCGCAACTACACCTGCGGCCTGTGCAACCCGCCCGCCCGCGCCGGCAAGAGCAAGTCGGCCGGCGCCCTCATGCTGCACTGA
- a CDS encoding IS1 family transposase — protein sequence MGWALGDRGAATARVLQQQLPPSASAAHIEYCTDHHRPYLAVLAGRRHTVGKAHTHHIESLNNKLRCYLARLRRKTHAYSKSAQALRDALLFIWRRKFGAVLQTQVGCIESTRLWDEPVQIPI from the coding sequence GTGGGCTGGGCCCTGGGCGATAGAGGAGCTGCCACCGCCCGGGTACTGCAGCAGCAATTGCCGCCCTCTGCGAGTGCAGCCCACATTGAATACTGCACCGACCACCACAGGCCCTATCTTGCGGTCCTCGCGGGCAGGCGCCATACGGTGGGCAAAGCCCATACCCATCACATTGAGAGCCTGAACAACAAGCTGCGCTGTTATTTGGCACGCCTGCGCAGAAAGACCCATGCGTACAGCAAGAGCGCACAGGCGCTCAGGGATGCGCTGCTGTTTATCTGGCGGCGCAAGTTCGGCGCTGTGCTGCAGACCCAGGTGGGCTGCATTGAGAGCACACGTTTGTGGGATGAACCGGTTCAAATACCTATTTAG
- a CDS encoding SfnB family sulfur acquisition oxidoreductase, with amino-acid sequence MEPLPSEDLSAHARLPLPPRPPHRIASEAEALGVARALAGDFRREAALRDRERRLPWDEIERHTASGLGAISVPRAYGGLGASFRTLMEVFAILCAADASLGQIPQNHYALVRHLVEFGSESQRRRFFADVLAGHRLGNAGPERKARAALVNQATARVERDAQGVLRASGTRHYSTGAMFAHWMPFRAVDALDRPVQVWVRRTAPGVRVIDDWDAFGQRTTASGSVVLENVPVGDDDVVALHAGQDRPTLAGPFSQLLQASIDLGIAEGALEDALAYVRDQTRPWIDSGLEHAHDDPHILHEVGALAIDVHAAREVLAEAADLLDALAQRPLTEADSAEASVAVARAKVLTTGAALRAGEHLLELAGTSSVRAAHNLDRHWRNARVHTLHDPVRWKVHLIGRFVLNGEAPRRHQWN; translated from the coding sequence ATGGAACCGCTCCCCTCCGAAGACCTGTCCGCCCACGCACGGCTGCCGCTGCCGCCGCGCCCGCCGCACCGTATCGCCAGCGAGGCCGAGGCGCTCGGCGTGGCCCGCGCGCTGGCCGGCGACTTCCGCCGGGAAGCGGCGCTGCGCGACCGCGAGCGCCGGCTGCCCTGGGACGAGATCGAGCGCCACACCGCCAGCGGCCTGGGTGCCATCAGCGTGCCGCGCGCCTACGGCGGGCTGGGCGCGTCGTTCCGCACGCTCATGGAGGTGTTCGCCATCCTGTGCGCGGCCGACGCCTCGCTCGGACAGATCCCGCAGAACCACTACGCGCTGGTCCGGCACCTGGTGGAGTTCGGCAGCGAATCGCAACGCCGGCGGTTCTTCGCCGACGTGCTGGCCGGCCACCGCCTGGGCAACGCCGGGCCGGAGCGCAAGGCGCGCGCCGCGCTGGTGAACCAGGCCACCGCGCGCGTGGAGCGCGATGCGCAGGGCGTGCTGCGCGCCAGCGGAACGCGCCACTACTCCACCGGCGCGATGTTCGCCCACTGGATGCCGTTCCGCGCCGTGGACGCGCTCGACCGGCCCGTGCAGGTCTGGGTGCGCCGCACGGCACCGGGCGTGCGCGTGATCGACGACTGGGACGCCTTCGGCCAGCGCACCACCGCCAGCGGCAGCGTGGTGCTGGAGAACGTTCCCGTGGGCGACGACGACGTGGTGGCCCTGCACGCGGGGCAGGACCGGCCGACGCTGGCCGGCCCGTTCTCGCAGCTGCTGCAGGCCTCCATCGACCTGGGGATCGCCGAAGGCGCGCTGGAGGATGCCCTGGCCTACGTGCGTGACCAGACCCGCCCCTGGATCGACTCGGGCCTGGAGCATGCCCACGACGACCCGCACATCCTGCACGAGGTGGGCGCGCTGGCCATCGACGTGCACGCCGCGCGCGAAGTGCTGGCCGAGGCCGCGGACCTGCTGGATGCGCTCGCGCAGCGCCCGCTCACGGAGGCGGACAGTGCCGAGGCCTCGGTGGCGGTGGCGCGCGCCAAGGTGCTCACCACCGGGGCCGCGCTGCGCGCCGGGGAGCACCTGCTGGAGCTGGCGGGCACCTCCTCGGTGCGCGCCGCGCACAACCTGGACCGCCACTGGCGCAACGCGCGCGTGCACACGCTGCACGACCCCGTGCGCTGGAAAGTCCACCTGATCGGCCGCTTCGTCCTGAACGGCGAGGCCCCGCGCCGCCACCAGTGGAATTAG
- a CDS encoding AI-2E family transporter, producing MQTSAPLPVPLPPASAAPPAAEAPPPPAGDPPPEPVPAGDPPPPAEPPVREPPAPAPGPAAPPPPPMEAADIPRVILHMPVDVRNVSLALLALFAALALLHWASAVFIPLMLSVLLTIALQPLVTALRRWYIPRWLGAGVLLMGIVGGLGGAAWSLSDGAAELVDSLPVAARKVRDAMRLNALGPSPLDTMQKAASQIEQAATESIPPQTRRGVQRVVIERPPFNIRDYVWTGTVGLVSAAGQLTVVVFLTFFSLASGNLFRRKLVRIAGQSLERRKITMEVLDDITAQIQRYMLVQAGTSVLVGVGTGIAYAMLGLENAIVWGVVAGVLNLAPYIGSIVVTGASALVAFLQFGTVDMALAIGGASLLIHTLVGNLLTPWLTSRTSRMSPVAVFVSVLAWGWLWGLWGVLLGIPVMMVVKAVCDRVEDLRPIGELMGD from the coding sequence ATGCAGACTTCCGCCCCCCTCCCGGTCCCGCTCCCTCCCGCCTCCGCCGCACCGCCGGCGGCGGAGGCCCCACCGCCCCCCGCCGGCGATCCGCCGCCCGAGCCCGTCCCGGCCGGCGACCCGCCGCCCCCGGCCGAGCCGCCGGTGCGCGAGCCGCCCGCGCCGGCCCCCGGGCCGGCCGCCCCCCCGCCCCCGCCGATGGAGGCGGCCGACATCCCGCGCGTGATCCTCCACATGCCGGTGGACGTGCGCAACGTCTCCCTCGCCCTGCTCGCCCTCTTCGCCGCCCTGGCGCTGCTGCACTGGGCGAGCGCGGTGTTCATTCCCCTCATGCTCAGCGTGCTGCTCACCATCGCCCTGCAGCCGCTCGTGACGGCGCTGCGGCGCTGGTACATCCCGCGCTGGCTCGGCGCCGGCGTGCTGCTGATGGGCATCGTCGGGGGCCTGGGCGGCGCGGCCTGGTCGCTCTCGGACGGCGCGGCCGAACTGGTCGATTCCCTGCCCGTGGCCGCGCGCAAGGTGCGCGACGCCATGCGCCTCAATGCCCTCGGCCCCAGCCCCCTGGACACCATGCAGAAGGCCGCCAGCCAGATCGAGCAGGCCGCCACCGAGAGCATTCCCCCGCAGACGCGGCGCGGCGTGCAGCGCGTGGTGATCGAGCGGCCCCCGTTCAACATCCGCGACTACGTGTGGACCGGCACCGTGGGCCTGGTCTCCGCCGCCGGGCAGCTCACCGTGGTCGTCTTCCTCACCTTCTTCTCGCTCGCCTCGGGCAACCTGTTCCGACGCAAGCTCGTGCGCATCGCCGGCCAGAGCCTGGAGCGCCGCAAGATCACCATGGAAGTGCTGGACGACATCACCGCCCAGATCCAGCGCTACATGCTCGTGCAGGCCGGCACCAGCGTGCTCGTGGGCGTCGGCACCGGCATCGCCTACGCGATGCTCGGGCTGGAGAACGCCATCGTCTGGGGCGTGGTGGCGGGCGTGCTCAACCTCGCGCCCTACATCGGCTCCATCGTCGTCACGGGCGCTTCGGCGCTCGTGGCGTTCCTGCAGTTCGGCACCGTGGACATGGCGCTCGCCATCGGCGGCGCGTCGCTGCTGATCCACACCCTCGTGGGCAACCTGCTCACGCCCTGGCTCACGAGCCGCACGAGCCGCATGAGCCCGGTGGCGGTGTTCGTGAGCGTGCTGGCGTGGGGGTGGCTCTGGGGGTTGTGGGGGGTGTTGCTGGGGATTCCCGTGATGATGGTGGTGAAGGCGGTGTGCGATCGGGTGGAGGATTTGAGGCCGATCGGGGAGTTGATGGGGGATTGA
- the flhD gene encoding flagellar transcriptional regulator FlhD: MTSEQLLAEIREANLTYLMLAQTLIRQDKAEAVFRLGINEDAADILASLSAAQVLKLASRNTLLCSFRVDDNLVWSLLTNHNTPKKVGNEATNTLHANILMASRVSEVL, encoded by the coding sequence ATGACCTCCGAACAACTTCTCGCCGAAATCCGCGAAGCCAACCTCACCTACCTGATGCTGGCCCAAACCCTGATCCGTCAGGACAAGGCCGAAGCCGTGTTCCGTCTGGGCATCAACGAAGACGCCGCCGACATCCTCGCGTCCCTCTCGGCCGCGCAGGTGCTCAAGCTGGCCTCCCGCAACACCCTGCTGTGCAGCTTCCGCGTGGACGACAACCTCGTCTGGAGCCTGCTCACCAACCACAACACCCCAAAGAAGGTCGGCAACGAAGCCACCAACACGCTGCACGCCAACATCCTGATGGCCAGCCGCGTCTCCGAAGTGCTCTGA
- a CDS encoding methionine ABC transporter ATP-binding protein, protein MAYSSVLRRSPASLPPAPAAARNAAPSRPQPSPGTAAKNPLPAGAGSVALRGVGKVYASPAGEVAALDGIDLDIPAGSIFGIIGRSGAGKSSLLRTINRLENPTSGQVLVDGVDIGTLDENALVGLRRRIGMVFQHFNLLSAKTVFDNIALPLRVAGVRPAEVTQRVHELLALVGLEDKHRAYPGRLSGGQKQRVGIARALATHPEILLCDEATSALDPETTHSILQLLRGINRRLGITVILITHEMSVIREIADQVLVLEQGRIAELGPVWQVFGAPRHDATRALLAPLRQGLPDDLRARLHAQPPAGAYERILQLGYSGEGGLEPDLARIAQALPPGVRLLHGGVDRIQGHAQGHLLLAVGGDNPLPDFAALVHGPGAIAHSIEAIGYAAAEAAVPPALPDHATV, encoded by the coding sequence ATGGCCTATTCCTCCGTGCTGCGCCGCAGTCCGGCCTCGTTGCCGCCGGCCCCGGCGGCAGCCCGCAACGCCGCGCCCTCCCGGCCGCAGCCTTCGCCCGGCACCGCGGCGAAGAACCCGCTGCCAGCCGGCGCCGGCTCCGTCGCGCTGCGCGGCGTCGGCAAGGTCTATGCCTCGCCCGCGGGCGAAGTGGCCGCGCTGGACGGCATCGACCTGGACATCCCGGCCGGCAGCATCTTCGGCATCATCGGCCGCAGCGGTGCCGGCAAGTCGAGCCTGCTGCGCACCATCAACCGGCTGGAGAACCCCACCAGCGGGCAGGTGCTGGTGGACGGCGTGGACATCGGCACGCTGGACGAAAACGCGCTGGTGGGCCTGCGCCGGCGCATCGGCATGGTCTTCCAGCACTTCAACCTGTTGTCGGCCAAGACGGTGTTCGACAACATCGCGCTGCCGCTGCGCGTGGCGGGCGTGCGCCCGGCGGAGGTCACGCAGCGGGTGCACGAGCTGCTGGCGCTCGTGGGCCTGGAGGACAAGCACCGCGCGTACCCGGGCCGGCTCTCGGGCGGGCAGAAGCAGCGCGTGGGCATCGCCCGCGCCCTGGCCACGCACCCGGAGATCCTGCTGTGCGACGAGGCCACCTCGGCGCTCGACCCCGAGACCACGCATTCCATCCTGCAGCTGCTGCGCGGCATCAACCGGCGCCTCGGGATCACGGTGATCCTCATCACCCACGAGATGAGCGTGATCCGCGAGATCGCCGACCAGGTGCTGGTGCTGGAGCAGGGCCGCATCGCGGAGCTGGGCCCCGTGTGGCAGGTGTTCGGCGCGCCCCGGCACGATGCCACGCGCGCACTCCTGGCACCGCTGCGCCAGGGCCTGCCCGACGACCTGCGCGCGCGGCTGCACGCGCAGCCGCCCGCGGGGGCGTACGAGCGCATCCTGCAACTGGGCTACAGCGGCGAAGGCGGCCTGGAGCCCGACCTGGCCCGCATCGCCCAGGCGCTGCCGCCCGGCGTGCGGCTGCTGCACGGCGGCGTGGACCGCATCCAGGGCCATGCGCAGGGCCACCTGCTGCTGGCCGTGGGCGGCGACAACCCGCTGCCCGACTTCGCCGCGCTGGTGCACGGCCCCGGCGCCATCGCGCATTCCATCGAGGCGATCGGCTATGCCGCCGCCGAGGCGGCAGTGCCCCCCGCCCTCCCGGACCACGCAACCGTATGA
- a CDS encoding SfnB family sulfur acquisition oxidoreductase: MTANSPQEQHSLHQAHAALPLPPPPARRPPVLATPEAALAAARALADAWAPQALARDRERRLPWAEIEDYSASGLWGITVPPAHGGPGADAWTLARAIATVSAADGSLGHIPQNHFYALEVLRVGGSAAQQRFFYGRVLEGERFGNALSETGHRDYRRRTRLERAGGGWVLEGRKFYCTGALFAHWIPTQAMQQRDDGSEASVIVFVPRGAPGVAVEDDWDGMGQRVTGSGSVRLEGVRVEPEWIVPFQASFDRPTPIGPFAQIMHAAIDLGIGEGALQATLPFLRTRARPWIDAQVERATDDPLTLHAVGDVDVRLHAARALLRRAARFVDAAQQAPGEDTVAAASVAVAEARALAHRAGLLAANKLLELGGTSATTAEHGFDRYWRNVRTHTLHDPVRWKYHAVGNYVLNGTRPPRHGAL, from the coding sequence ATGACCGCCAACAGCCCGCAAGAACAGCACTCCCTCCACCAGGCGCATGCGGCCCTGCCGCTGCCCCCGCCGCCCGCGCGGCGCCCGCCCGTGCTGGCCACGCCCGAAGCGGCGCTGGCCGCCGCCCGCGCCCTGGCAGACGCCTGGGCGCCGCAGGCGCTGGCCCGCGACCGCGAGCGCCGTCTGCCCTGGGCCGAGATCGAGGACTACAGCGCCAGCGGCCTCTGGGGCATCACCGTACCGCCGGCCCACGGCGGGCCGGGCGCGGACGCCTGGACGCTGGCCCGGGCCATCGCCACCGTCTCCGCGGCCGACGGCTCGCTGGGCCACATCCCGCAGAACCATTTCTATGCGCTCGAAGTGCTGCGCGTGGGCGGCAGCGCCGCGCAGCAGCGCTTCTTCTACGGGCGCGTGCTGGAGGGCGAACGCTTCGGCAACGCGCTCTCCGAGACCGGGCACCGCGACTACCGGCGCCGCACCCGCCTTGAACGCGCGGGCGGCGGCTGGGTGCTAGAGGGGCGCAAGTTCTATTGCACCGGCGCGCTCTTCGCGCACTGGATTCCCACGCAGGCCATGCAGCAGCGGGACGACGGCAGCGAGGCGAGCGTGATCGTCTTCGTGCCGCGCGGCGCGCCCGGCGTGGCCGTGGAGGACGACTGGGACGGCATGGGCCAGCGCGTGACCGGCAGCGGATCGGTGCGGCTGGAGGGCGTGCGCGTGGAGCCCGAGTGGATCGTGCCGTTCCAGGCCAGCTTCGACCGGCCCACCCCCATCGGCCCGTTCGCGCAGATCATGCACGCGGCCATCGACCTGGGGATCGGCGAGGGCGCGCTGCAGGCCACGCTGCCCTTCCTGCGCACCCGCGCGCGCCCCTGGATCGACGCGCAGGTGGAGCGCGCCACCGACGACCCGCTCACGCTGCATGCCGTGGGCGACGTGGACGTGCGCCTGCACGCGGCCCGCGCGCTGCTGCGGCGCGCGGCCCGCTTCGTCGATGCCGCGCAGCAGGCGCCCGGCGAAGACACCGTGGCCGCCGCCTCGGTGGCCGTGGCCGAGGCGCGCGCCCTCGCGCACCGCGCCGGCCTGCTGGCGGCCAACAAGCTGCTGGAGCTGGGCGGCACATCGGCCACCACGGCCGAGCACGGGTTCGACCGCTACTGGCGCAACGTGCGCACCCATACCCTGCACGACCCCGTGCGCTGGAAGTACCACGCGGTGGGCAACTACGTGCTGAACGGCACCCGCCCGCCGCGGCATGGAGCGCTGTGA
- a CDS encoding methionine ABC transporter permease, with product MSLSLSIPAERYGQALADTLLMVGVSGTAAFLAGIPLAVLLIVTAPGGFLASPRVHRVAGSVVNGFRATPFIVLLVALIPFTRIVAGTTIGVWAAIVPLSISATPFFARIAEVSLREVDKGLIEAAQAMGCRQWHIVRHVYLPEALPGIVGGFTITLVALIGASAMAGAVGAGGLGDLAIRYGYQRFDTQVMVIVIAVLIALVTVVQSTGDAFVRRLRAR from the coding sequence ATGAGCCTGTCCCTGTCCATTCCCGCCGAGCGCTACGGCCAGGCCCTGGCCGACACCCTGCTGATGGTAGGCGTCTCCGGCACGGCCGCCTTCCTGGCGGGCATTCCGCTCGCCGTGCTGCTGATCGTGACCGCGCCGGGCGGCTTCCTCGCCTCGCCGCGCGTGCACCGCGTGGCCGGCAGCGTGGTCAACGGCTTCCGGGCCACGCCCTTCATCGTGCTGCTGGTGGCGCTGATCCCGTTCACGCGCATCGTGGCGGGCACCACCATCGGCGTGTGGGCGGCCATCGTGCCGCTGTCCATCAGCGCCACGCCGTTCTTCGCGCGCATCGCCGAGGTCAGCCTGCGCGAGGTGGACAAGGGCCTCATCGAGGCCGCGCAGGCCATGGGCTGCCGCCAATGGCACATCGTGCGGCACGTCTACCTGCCCGAGGCGCTGCCCGGCATCGTGGGCGGCTTCACGATCACGCTGGTGGCGCTGATCGGCGCCTCGGCCATGGCCGGCGCCGTGGGCGCGGGCGGCCTGGGCGACCTGGCCATCCGCTACGGCTACCAGCGCTTCGACACGCAGGTGATGGTGATCGTCATCGCGGTGCTGATCGCGCTGGTCACGGTGGTGCAGTCCACCGGCGACGCCTTCGTGCGCCGGCTGCGCGCACGCTGA
- a CDS encoding FlgO family outer membrane protein, whose protein sequence is MSGPNPMGAARLSSPRRTWLRAGLAGAAAVLLPGCARYYYGQAAAPAGGGSGALAALGQGSSPAQALLEANYAATDALLQQAPQLDPRQPVLVGTLVHIDRLEESSRLGRLCSEQIAGRLVQRGVRVTELKMRQSLAMVPGQGELLLTREVREASRAQSAQAVVVGTYAATAQSVFVGLKLVAPEGNAVIAAHDYVLPVDDNVRILLSMR, encoded by the coding sequence ATGAGCGGCCCGAATCCGATGGGCGCTGCACGCCTTTCGTCGCCCCGCCGCACCTGGCTGCGCGCGGGCCTGGCCGGCGCGGCGGCCGTGCTGCTGCCGGGCTGCGCGCGCTACTACTACGGGCAGGCCGCCGCGCCGGCCGGCGGCGGTAGCGGCGCGCTGGCCGCGCTGGGCCAGGGCAGCTCGCCCGCGCAGGCCTTGCTGGAAGCCAACTACGCGGCCACCGATGCGCTGCTGCAGCAGGCGCCGCAGCTCGACCCGCGCCAGCCCGTGCTGGTGGGCACCCTGGTGCACATCGACCGGCTGGAGGAATCGTCGCGCCTGGGCCGGCTGTGCTCCGAGCAGATCGCCGGGCGGCTGGTGCAGCGCGGCGTGCGCGTGACCGAGCTCAAGATGCGCCAGAGCCTGGCGATGGTGCCGGGCCAGGGCGAGCTGCTGCTGACGCGCGAGGTGCGCGAGGCGAGCCGCGCGCAGTCGGCGCAGGCCGTGGTCGTGGGCACGTATGCCGCCACGGCGCAGTCGGTGTTCGTGGGCCTGAAGCTCGTGGCGCCCGAGGGCAATGCCGTGATCGCCGCGCACGACTACGTACTGCCGGTGGACGACAACGTGCGCATCCTGCTGTCGATGCGCTGA
- a CDS encoding LLM class flavin-dependent oxidoreductase produces the protein MGRPPRTRPIVLNAFNMNSVGHINHGLWTHPRDRSSEYHTLEYWTDLARELERGLFDGLFIADIVGVYDTYRQSADVTLRESVQLPINDPLLVVPAMAAVTRHLGFGVTVNLSYEQPYLLARRFSTLDHLTRGRVGWNIVTGYLDSAARAMGAPQQLAHDERYDRADEFMEVLYQLWEGSWEDGAVLRDRARRIYADPARVHPVRHHGRHYRVEGYHLAEPSPQRTPVLFQAGSSGRGLRFAARHAECVFMSTQDKAETRALVRALREEVVRAGRQPHDVQVLVGLTAVAGATRREAGEKYRDYCRHASPEAALAHLSAGSGIDFSTYRPDTPLIGQHKSNGMENSLRRLTNGRPHYTLGDLVEELALGGRYATVVGTPQDIADEMQSWVDEAGVDGFNLARTVVPESYTDFIDLVVPELQERGLHKTAYADGTLRHKLAGRGDRLAGPHPGAGFRRAAPQTAAARAA, from the coding sequence ATGGGCCGCCCGCCACGCACCCGGCCCATCGTCCTCAACGCGTTCAACATGAACTCGGTGGGGCACATCAACCATGGCCTGTGGACGCACCCGCGCGACCGGTCGAGCGAATACCACACGCTGGAGTACTGGACCGACCTCGCGCGCGAGCTGGAGCGCGGCCTGTTCGACGGCCTCTTCATCGCCGACATCGTGGGCGTGTACGACACCTACCGGCAGTCGGCCGACGTGACCCTGCGCGAATCGGTGCAGCTGCCGATCAACGACCCGCTGCTGGTGGTGCCCGCCATGGCCGCCGTGACGCGGCACCTGGGCTTCGGCGTCACCGTCAACCTGAGCTACGAGCAGCCCTACCTGCTGGCGCGGCGCTTCTCCACGCTGGACCACCTCACGCGCGGGCGCGTGGGCTGGAACATCGTCACCGGCTACCTCGACTCGGCCGCGCGGGCCATGGGCGCCCCGCAGCAGCTCGCGCACGACGAGCGCTACGACCGCGCCGACGAGTTCATGGAGGTGCTCTACCAACTCTGGGAAGGCAGCTGGGAGGACGGCGCCGTGCTGCGCGACCGGGCGCGGCGCATCTACGCCGACCCGGCCCGCGTGCACCCGGTGCGCCACCACGGCCGCCACTACCGGGTCGAGGGCTACCACCTCGCCGAGCCTTCGCCGCAGCGCACGCCCGTGCTCTTCCAGGCCGGCAGCTCCGGGCGCGGGCTGCGCTTCGCCGCGCGCCATGCCGAATGCGTGTTCATGTCCACCCAGGACAAGGCCGAGACGCGGGCCCTGGTGCGGGCGCTGCGGGAGGAGGTGGTGCGCGCCGGCCGCCAGCCGCACGACGTGCAGGTGCTGGTCGGCCTCACCGCCGTGGCCGGCGCCACGCGCCGCGAGGCCGGGGAGAAATACCGGGACTACTGCCGCCATGCCAGCCCCGAGGCGGCCCTCGCGCACCTGTCGGCCGGCTCGGGGATCGACTTCTCCACCTACCGGCCGGACACCCCGCTGATCGGGCAGCACAAGAGCAACGGCATGGAGAACAGCCTGCGGCGCCTGACCAACGGCCGCCCGCACTACACGCTGGGCGACCTCGTCGAAGAGCTGGCCCTGGGCGGCCGCTACGCGACCGTGGTCGGCACGCCGCAGGACATCGCGGACGAGATGCAGTCGTGGGTGGACGAGGCGGGCGTGGACGGCTTCAACCTCGCGCGCACCGTGGTGCCCGAGAGCTACACCGACTTCATCGACCTCGTCGTGCCCGAACTGCAGGAGCGCGGCCTGCACAAGACCGCCTACGCCGATGGCACGCTGCGCCACAAGCTGGCCGGCCGCGGCGACCGGCTCGCCGGGCCCCACCCCGGGGCCGGCTTCCGCCGTGCCGCCCCGCAGACGGCCGCGGCACGGGCCGCCTGA